From Apium graveolens cultivar Ventura chromosome 9, ASM990537v1, whole genome shotgun sequence, the proteins below share one genomic window:
- the LOC141687272 gene encoding histone-lysine N-methyltransferase family member SUVH9-like, which produces MFDYVFWGVENEVVENNNDARDIVPVAENPSNQFFFLDQGQHQQRSNEMVRVPNLSRENQVYYRGIVRKTRMLYDAIRIYSVADEEMKIAFGFDKQCRRDLKAATVMRSCGLWLFTDKRIIGALPGVEIGDAFCYRFELSVVGLHGYNQAGIDFVPASRSPNRDPIATSIVVSDRFTGNIDEGNMITYSGTGGQDKNFTQIAHQKLEGGNLALERSMHYGIEVRVIRGRLHKASPNGKFYVYDGLYRVIEYWHETDTAGYRVYKYRLERLPNQPKMSSDDLLLAESLKTKPLVRPRGNACLDISMGRENVPITLFNDIDGNHEPLEHDYLVKSFIPLHVHQYGNGCQCLSACSKDCSCIRKNGGQFAYDRDGILIQGKPLIFECGPYCSCLPNCRNRVTQRGVRHRLEVFRSGTGWGVRSLDYILAGSFICEYAGVVLTNELAQLLSMGGNNLVYPRRFTESWKEWGDLSQISPNYVQPSVPEIPPLDFALDVSTLRNVASYISHSRSPNVMVQFVLYDHNNLMFPRLMLFATETIPPFRELTLDYGGVADESSPKFAICN; this is translated from the coding sequence ATGTTTGACTATGTTTTTTGGGGCGTCGAAAATGAAGTTGTGGAGAATAATAATGATGCACGTGACATAGTTCCAGTGGCGGAGAATCCTAGTAACCAGTTTTTCTTCTTGGACCAAGGGCAGCACCAGCAACGTTCAAATGAGATGGTTAGAGTACCAAACCTCAGTAGAGAGAATCAGGTTTATTACCGTGGAATTGTCAGGAAAACGCGAATGTTGTATGATGCTATAAGGATTTACTCGGTAGCTGATGAAGAGATGAAAATTGCTTTCGGGTTTGATAAGCAGTGTAGAAGGGATTTAAAGGCAGCTACAGTGATGAGAAGCTGTGGACTTTGGTTGTTCACTGACAAGAGAATTATTGGTGCACTTCCCGGGGTTGAAATTGGAGATGCCTTTTGTTATAGGTTTGAATTATCTGTGGTGGGCTTACACGGATATAATCAGGCAGGGATTGACTTTGTGCCAGCTTCTAGGAGTCCAAACAGGGATCCCATAGCTACGAGCATTGTTGTCTCCGACAGGTTTACAGGCAATATTGATGAAGGGAACATGATTACTTATTCAGGCACTGGTGGTCAGGACAAGAATTTTACACAGATTGCTCATCAGAAGCTGGAGGGCGGGAATCTGGCATTGGAACGGAGCATGCATTACGGAATCGAGGTGAGAGTAATTCGTGGTCGCCTGCATAAGGCCAGTCCAAATGGCAAATTTTATGTTTATGATGGTTTGTACAGAGTTATCGAGTATTGGCATGAAACAGATACGGCTGGATATAGGGTATACAAGTATAGGCTTGAAAGACTGCCGAACCAGCCTAAAATGAGTAGCGATGATCTTTTGCTTGCTGAAAGTCTTAAGACTAAACCTTTGGTTAGGCCAAGGGGCAATGCCTGTTTGGATATATCCATGGGGAGGGAAAATGTTCCTATTACATTGTTTAATGACATTGATGGTAACCATGAACCACTGGAACATGACTACTTGGTCAAATCCTTCATTCCTTTACATGTGCATCAATATGGGAATGGGTGCCAATGCCTCTCTGCATGTTCAAAGGATTGTTCATGTATTAGGAAAAATGGGGGGCAATTTGCTTATGACAGAGATGGGATATTGATCCAAGGAAAACCGTTGATCTTTGAGTGTGGCCCGTATTGTTCATGTCTGCCAAACTGTAGGAATCGTGTAACTCAGAGAGGTGTGAGGCATAGGCTTGAGGTGTTCCGTTCAGGAACTGGTTGGGGTGTCAGATCATTGGACTATATTCTCGCCGGTTCTTTCATATGTGAGTATGCAGGAGTGGTCCTGACAAACGAACTAGCACAATTACTGTCCATGGGTGGGAATAATCTAGTATATCCTAGGCGATTCACTGAGAGCTGGAAAGAATGGGGAGATCTCTCGCAAATATCTCCTAACTATGTTCAACCATCTGTTCCTGAAATTCCCCCATTAGATTTTGCATTGGATGTATCAACCCTGAGGAATGTGGCTTCTTACATCAGCCACAGTAGAAGTCCTAATGTAATGGTACAGTTTGTCTTGTACGATCACAATAATCTGATGTTTCCTCGCCTTATGTTGTTTGCTACAGAGACTATCCCTCCCTTTAGGGAACTTACTCTTGACTATGGAGGGGTAGCTGATGAATCATCTCCAAAGTTCGCTATTTGTAACTGA